The Flavobacterium piscisymbiosum genome includes a region encoding these proteins:
- a CDS encoding RagB/SusD family nutrient uptake outer membrane protein has protein sequence MKKIFILCMAISFLSSCDLDREPFNAYTKDKIEQDKVAAVEVLLNGCYAQLKGWSDVMHRVGEYPGDNIMIRGTSTDSFYSFISYQHIPNNDRLSVFWNNSYKIVSQSSDLIKMISEGESPAVNQQLGEAYYLRGMIYFYLCRTYGRPYAQSPETNLGVPIVNGLPPDLNNLRLPDRSTVKDTYEQAISDLKKAESLMTVDRSAAYATKEAAQAMLSRVYLYMSGTYENPNQEYATQSIEYANKVITSGKYKLLSRESFMKFNTYAPDSDEQTETIFAVKRVASEFSGFDHYYGIGGMYANIQGQGWGEMYASAKYLDLLRKSGLKKDARWAFIDPQYTTDDAGNKTQAFRFIYDVKNATGTQTGYNYMQQPLKTNPNGTFYITIGNADYNLTAVNAAENQYSIEYEGKTYTGEKDYMMLLNRVYPMFYITKCSLQNNDSHLYSPSISRLAEMYLNMAEAYVKKGDYNSALTNLNIIRERSIVGGGYTSLNSTNAVQRVDEERQLELAFEAHRGYDVYRNGQTMTRHYPGPHLPMTDWPASSLRVVQYIPQSEINAYPGTLTQNP, from the coding sequence ATGAAAAAGATATTTATATTATGTATGGCGATTAGTTTCCTGTCCTCATGTGATTTAGACAGAGAACCATTTAATGCATACACAAAAGACAAAATAGAACAAGATAAAGTAGCTGCCGTAGAGGTTTTGTTAAATGGCTGTTACGCACAATTAAAAGGCTGGTCTGATGTTATGCACAGAGTTGGAGAGTATCCTGGCGATAATATTATGATTAGAGGAACTTCTACAGATTCATTTTACTCTTTTATTTCGTATCAGCATATTCCTAACAATGACAGGTTATCTGTCTTTTGGAATAACAGTTATAAAATCGTTTCACAATCAAGCGATTTGATCAAAATGATTTCAGAAGGAGAAAGTCCTGCTGTAAACCAACAACTTGGTGAAGCCTATTATTTAAGAGGTATGATTTATTTTTATTTATGCCGCACTTACGGAAGACCTTACGCACAATCACCTGAAACTAATTTAGGAGTGCCAATTGTAAATGGTTTACCTCCAGATTTAAATAATCTGAGATTACCAGACAGATCAACAGTAAAAGATACGTATGAGCAAGCAATTAGTGATTTGAAAAAAGCCGAATCTTTAATGACTGTTGATAGATCAGCGGCGTATGCTACTAAAGAAGCTGCTCAGGCAATGCTTTCGAGAGTATACTTATATATGAGTGGGACCTATGAAAATCCTAATCAGGAATACGCAACACAATCTATAGAATATGCGAATAAAGTAATTACAAGCGGAAAATATAAATTATTGAGTCGTGAAAGTTTTATGAAATTCAATACTTATGCACCAGATTCTGATGAGCAGACTGAAACCATTTTTGCTGTTAAAAGAGTAGCTTCAGAATTTTCAGGTTTCGATCATTATTACGGAATTGGCGGTATGTACGCTAATATTCAAGGTCAGGGCTGGGGCGAAATGTACGCTAGTGCAAAGTATCTCGATTTATTAAGAAAATCAGGTTTAAAGAAAGATGCGCGTTGGGCTTTTATTGATCCGCAATATACCACAGACGATGCAGGAAACAAAACTCAGGCATTCCGTTTTATTTATGACGTTAAAAATGCTACAGGTACACAAACAGGTTATAACTATATGCAACAACCATTAAAAACAAATCCTAATGGTACATTTTATATCACAATAGGAAATGCTGATTATAACTTAACTGCAGTAAATGCAGCCGAAAATCAATATTCGATTGAATATGAAGGCAAAACGTATACAGGCGAAAAAGATTATATGATGCTGCTAAACCGTGTGTATCCAATGTTCTACATTACAAAATGTTCTTTGCAAAATAACGACTCTCACCTCTACTCTCCTTCTATTTCAAGATTGGCCGAGATGTATTTGAACATGGCAGAAGCATATGTTAAAAAAGGTGATTATAATAGTGCTTTAACCAACTTAAACATAATTCGCGAAAGATCGATTGTTGGTGGCGGTTATACATCATTAAACAGTACAAATGCTGTACAACGAGTAGATGAAGAACGTCAGTTAGAGTTAGCGTTTGAAGCACATAGAGGTTACGATGTTTACAGAAATGGTCAAACGATGACGCGTCATTATCCTGGTCCTCATTTACCAATGACAGACTGGCCCGCTTCAAGCTTGAGAGTGGTTCAATATATTCCGCAATCAGAAATTAATGCGTATCCTGGAACTTTAACTCAAAATCCATAA